One Cicer arietinum cultivar CDC Frontier isolate Library 1 chromosome 8, Cicar.CDCFrontier_v2.0, whole genome shotgun sequence DNA segment encodes these proteins:
- the LOC101498391 gene encoding uncharacterized protein isoform X8, which produces MELELGLKITKTIDDNASTSQYQFIKDIGPIFQSRETNTMFILTAHLKGYKKEAIDIKISKDGSKISISGEKPIQEMVMMGWVMHKKMVNVKGFNKVFKIPNGVNLDKIKANYNEEEWMLNVVMPKLVKGICGLKIGEVNEQEFDKGRLELDKNKNVNDHVSSSFEDTSLKGSKDSEFKHMKEGENIMEKMIDDSNKEINEDTIHKEVEESKLRNGESVGENIGKEEYEVMKKLELDQSVGEFIAKKIKDTNHDKESKDQKFDNTSFDKKRFDDVNRDITRGIIKNENEESKLRIEDGKLNEQESKPKMEIKDGEQECVRENDVKEGIDDAMITINKELPKNLPKSTHEESEGLNIKNMQETKDVKEEKVVKEIEYYVEKGEDGRNKRKVAAATIDGSKGFNVAKKEEQKEVMEETLVDSESLMENVEREESKEEDKIEYGIIGKLKGEGSKKIDVDTFEGDTTRDKIEKEIRNKKVDCIDELSEKENVNIGIFDGRKTQNFQDIDQTEDCAKIEKCLHRDNGEKYEKIQNTDGFKKNITKEKDKYDLQEEMSKRRLEESKAIKQDFSMKILDSPNNTKMKKLKDEGNFRKETSNGRSQESKTSIEDFSVKMLDSQDDTRMEKTTEEMNKGSSQESKRAKENFPIKMLNPQDDARDGLKETTEQKIKEIRGSIDIESTKVVSFVKKKGNGQKYENIQVDANEDLKNDITNDTTQKESQEEPKILLKVKDQQCLQEQISKERSQESKVAKEDFPMKMSDSPYDPRVGLKKEIEEKLKVIKQSINQESEKVVTFKKKNIVEEKNDNTQVEPNGGLRNEITKTTTQRESEQEPKILIKAKDKKCLQEEMSNDRSQESKDAKENFSMKMLDSHDDTKMEKIKEEMSERSSQESKTTYEDFSKNFFDSARDTNIEKIKDERYVQEEMSKGKSQENKAARDMSKGRLQEDFPMKMLDSLDDTKKEKIKEDMSKRKSQDKKSAEEYFPISILDSSVDAIEGLKETINEKIEVTRGSIKEKNAKIVSFEKKKVMEEKNHKTQVEANGGLSNDITMDTTQKESEEEPKILIKAKDQQCMQEKMSKGISQESKDAKEGFLMKMIDSDDDSKERSRETIEKKLKEDFYFQEEMSKERSPQSMVSDFSKKILDSPNDTMMKKTKEEISEGRSQENTTALGNFSMKNLDSSKDTRMEKIKKEMSEGRSHKSNAAKEDFPKKMFVLLDDTRMEEIKDECCLQEEMSKGGSQEIKVSQEDFPIKILDSLNETRMEKIKDECKFQEEMKKGISQENKVAKEDFPTKMIDSPNDAREGLKEATKEKTKVTRWDMNEESEQVVSLDSPDDAREQLKETTNEKIKVIRDTINKESAKVVSIVEKKVKRQKNENEKTEVEKSEGLRNDITKDTIQKESNKKPKILQQCLQEEISKRRSQESSVAKEDFSMKMLDSLDDAREGLKETAEEKVKVNRETINEKSEKVVSFVKKKIKGEKNEKTQVEVNESSTNDITKDTTQKESEEQPKIILKAKDQQNLQEEMSKGRNVESTSAEEFPMQIEEDSFVKRKGKEMFFNESTIKEELQGCEVERVGQNLFNVPNEKHPKFSTIVSKGFKEFEYNGNAKDNNHKTNFESKETHESKDESMKQDILNPKKQKEVGEQVVKPLLSPKQCEVEEKDKLLLCKASLELLQREDPTKDMQNLIEMKPKQRETLKPEIFEDVSQIVEREEYKTTQNVNGDKLKKQGEIIYDGDIEKVDDDKEKRNHETMKTINEKVHPIKYEIDEKEKECLEASLNNNDNAQMESQRPLEQNDYGTQEIKAPKIAPFEGANQQSINEEKRKIEHVIEAIKESPKINNEESEGNDDSFKPHVLEEALDECELKGAKNLIENSGQQYVHYKKTYQTPKGVEENDLNKKEETLIKKVEKKKTNESTKPKLEYEIPKVEEVEEEEEEEKEEERNIHVLEATISKEEDKVEQKGLNKFAPLKEPFHSLDEVAQQSKLSNSSCTQQFEVEREEEKTKKKDSKIDIQESTKIETGQEVEQCTTNKDEEAKHGIEEIDESYDEVLEEQKECKDETSEGKKDNPKISKKLLVPLVIAGFVTLVVFFVRLRRARKRYNVR; this is translated from the exons ATGGAGCTAGAATTGGGACTCAAAATCACTAAAACTATAGATGACAATGCTTCCACCTCTCAGTATCAATTTATCAAGGATATAGGGCCAATTTTTCAATCCAGAGAAACAAACACCATGTTCATCCTCACTGCTCATCTTAAag GTTATAAGAAGGAAGCCATTGACATAAAGATTAGTAAAGATGGAAGTAAGATTTCCATTAGTGGAGAGAAACCAATTCAAGAAATGGTAATGATGGGATGGGTAATGCACAAAAAAATGGTTAATGTTAAAGGATTTAATAAGGTTTTCAAAATTCCTAATGGTGTGAATTTGGATAAGATCAAAGCAAATTACAATGAAGAGGAATGGATGTTGAATGTTGTCATGCCAAAATTGGTAAAAGGGATTTGTGGTCTTAAGATTGGGGAAGTCAATGAACAAGAATTTGATAAAGGGAGATTAGAactagacaaaaataaaaatgtaaatgatcATGTTTCTAGTAGTTTTGAAGATACAAGCCTAAAAGGGTCTAAAGATTCTGAATTTAAACATATGAAGGAAGGTGAAAATATTATGGAGAAGATGATTGATGATTCCAACAAGGAAATAAATGAAGATACAATACACAAAGAAGTTGAAGAATCTAAGTTGAGAAATGGAGAGAGTGTAGGAGAAAATATTGGTAAGGAAGAATATGAAGTAATGAAGAAATTAGAACTAGATCAAAGTGTTGGTGAATTTATAGCAAAGAAAATTAAAGATACAAACCATGATAAAGAGTCTAAGGATCAAAAGTTTGACAATACAAGTTTTGATAAGAAGAGGTTTGATGATGTTAATAGGGACATAACTAGAGgcattataaaaaatgaaaatgaagaatcTAAGTTGAGGATTGAGGATGGAAAGTTAAATGAGCAAGAATCTAAGCCTAAGATGGAAATTAAAGATGGAGAACAAGAATGTGTTAGAGAAAATGATGTTAAGGAAGGAATTGATGATGCAATGATAACTATAAATAAGGAGTTACCTAAGAACTTACCTAAAAGTACTCATGAGGAAAGTGAGGGattgaatattaaaaatatgcAAGAAACAAAAGATGTCAAAGAAGAAAAGGTGGTTAAAGAGATTGAATATTATGTGGAGAAGGGTGAAGATGGAAGAAACAAAAGGAAGGTTGCGGCGGCGACAATCGATGGAAGCAAAGGATTCAATGTTGCAAagaaggaagaacaaaaagaggTTATGGAAGAAACATTGGTTGATAGTGAAAGTTTAATGGAAAATGTGGAAAGAGAAGAATCCAAGGAGgaagataaaattgaatatgGTATTATAGGGAAGTTGAAAGGAGAGGGATCTAAAAAGATTGATGTTGATACTTTTGAAGGAGACACAACTAGGGACAAAATTGAGAaagaaattagaaataaaaaagttgATTGTATTGATGAGTTAAGTGAGAAAGAGAATGTTAATATTGGAATATTTGATGGaagaaaaacacaaaattttcaAGACATTGATCAAACTGAAGATTGtgcaaaaattgaaaagtgTTTGCATAGAGATAATGGAGAGAAATATGAGAAGATACAAAATACTGATGGTTTCAAGAAGAACATAACAAAGGAGAAAGATAAATATGATTTGCAAGAAGAGATGAGTAAAAGAAGATTAGAAGAAAGTAAGGCTATAAAACAAGATTTTTCAATGAAAATCTTAGATTCACCAAATAATACaaagatgaagaaattaaaag ATGAAGGAAATTTTAGAAAAGAGACAAGTAATGGAAGATCACAAGAAAGCAAGACATCAATAGAAGATTTTTCAGTGAAAATGTTAGATTCACAAGATGATACAAGAATGGAGAAAACAACAG AAGAGATGAATAAAGGAAGTTCACAAGAAAGCAAGAGGGCAAAAGaaaattttccaataaaaatgttaaatccACAAGATGATGCAAGAGATGGATTAAAGGAGACAACTGAGCAGAAAATAAAAG AGATCCGAGGAAGTATCGACATAGAGAGTACAAAAGTAGTATCATTTGTGAAGAAGAAAGGAAATGGacaaaagtatgaaaatatacaAGTGGACGCAAATGAAGACTTGAAAAATGATATAACTAATGATACAACACAAAAAGAAAGTCAGGAGGAACCTAAGATTCTATTAAAGGTTAAAGATCAACAATGTTTACAAGAACAAATTAGTAAAGAAAGATCACAAGAAAGCAAGGTTGCAAAAGAAGACTTTCCAATGAAAATGTCAGATTCACCATATGATCCAAGAGTGGGattaaagaaagaaatagaggAGAAATTAAAAG TGATCAAACAGAGTATTAACCAAGAGAGTGAAAAAGTTGTTACAtttaagaagaagaatatagTGGAAGAGAAAAATGACAACACACAAGTGGAACCAAATGGAGGTTTGAGAAATGAAATAACTAAGACTACAACACAAAGAGAAAGTGAGCAAGAACCTAAGATTCTAATAAAGGCTAAAGATAAAAAATGTTTGCAAGAAGAGATGAGTAATGATAGATCACAAGAAAGCAAGGATGCAAAAGAAAATTTTTCAATGAAGATGTTAGATTCACATGATGATACTAAGATGGAAAAAATAAAAG aaGAGATGAGTGAAAGAAGTTCACAAGAAAGTAAGACAACATATGAAGATTTTTCAAAGAATTTTTTTGATTCAGCAAGAGATacaaatatagagaaaattaaAG ATGAACGCTATGTTCAAGAAGAGATGAGTAAAGGaaaatcacaagaaaataaGGCTGCACGAg ATATGAGTAAAGGAAGATTACAAGAAGATTTTCCAATGAAAATGTTAGATTCACTCGATGATACAAAGAAGGAGAAAATAAAAG AAGATATGAGTAAAAGAAAATCACAAGACAAGAAGTCTGCAGAAGAATATTTTCCAATCAGTATATTAGATTCGTCAGTTGATGCAATAGAGGGATTAAAAGAAACAATAAATGAGAAAATAGAAG TGACTAGAGGGAGtatcaaagaaaaaaatgcaaaaattGTATCATTTGAGAAGAAGAAAGTAATGGAAGAGAAAAATCACAAGACACAGGTTGAAGCAAATGGAGGTTTGAGTAATGATATTACTATGGATACAACACAAAAAGAAAGTGAGGAGGAACCTAAGATTCTAATAAAGGCTAAAGATCAACAATGCATGCAAGAAAAGATGAGTAAAGGTATATCACAAGAAAGTAAGGATGCAAAAGAAggttttttaatgaaaatgatAGATTCAGATGATGACTCAAAAGAGAGATCAAGGGAAACAATAGAGAAGAAATTAAAAG AGgatttttattttcaagaaGAGATGAGTAAAGAAAGATCACCACAAAGTATGGTTTCCgatttttcaaagaaaatattagATTCACCAAATGATACAATGATGAAGAAAACTAAAG AAGAGATAAGTGAAGGAAGATCACAAGAAAACACAACTGCACTAGGGAATTTTTCAATGAAAAACTTAGATTCATCAAAGGATACAAGGATGGAGAAAATAAAAA AAGAGATGAGTGAAGGAAGATCACACAAAAGTAATGCTGCAAAAGAAGATTTTCCAAAGAAAATGTTTGTTTTACTAGATGATACAAGGATGGAGGAAATTAAAG ATGAATGTTGTTTACAAGAAGAGATGAGTAAAGGAGGATCACAAGAAATCAAGGTTTCTCAAGAAGattttccaataaaaatattagattcACTAAATGAGACAAGGATGGAGAAAATAAAAG ATGAATGTAAATttcaagaagagatgaagaaaggAATATCACAAGAAAACAAGGTTGCAAAAGAAGACTTTCCAACTAAAATGATAGATTCACCTAATGATGCAAGAGAGGGATTAAAGGAAGCAACAAAGGAGAAAACAAAAG TGACTAGATGGGATATGAATGAAGAGAGTGAACAAGTTGTATCTTTAGATTCACCGGATGATGCAAGAGAGCAATTAAAGGAAACAAcaaatgagaaaataaaag TGATTAGAGACACTATCAACAAAGAGAGTGCAAAAGTTGTATCAATTGTGGAGAAGAAagtaaaaagacaaaaaaatgaaaatgaaaagacCGAAGTGGAAAAAAGTGAAGGTTTGAGAAATGATATAACTAAGGATACGATACAAAAAGAAAGTAACAAGAAACCTAAGATTTTACAACAATGTTTGCAAGAAGAGATAAGTAAAAGAAGATCACAAGAAAGCAGTGTTGCAAAAGAAGATTTTTCAATGAAAATGTTAGATTCATTAGATGATGCAAGAGAAGGATTAAAGGAAACAGCCGAAGAGAAAGTAAAAG TGAATCGAGAGACTATCAACGAAAAAAGTGAAAAAGTTGTATCATttgtgaagaagaaaataaaaggagagaaaaatgaaaagaCACAAGTGGAAGTAAATGAAAGTTCAACGAATGATATAACTAAGGATACAACACAAAAAGAAAGTGAAGAACAACCTAAGATTATATTAAAGGCTAAAGATCAACAAAATTTGCAAGAAGAGATGAGTAAAGGAAGAAATGTGGAAAGCACAAGTGCTGAGGAGTTTCCCATGCAAATAGAAGAAGAttcttttgtaaaaagaaaGGGTAAGGAAATGTTTTTCAATGAATCTACAATAAAGGAAGAACTTCAAGGATGTGAAGTTGAAAGAGTTggtcaaaatttatttaatgtgcCAAATGAAAAacatccaaaattttcaacaataGTAAGTAAGGGATTTAAGGAGTTTGAATATAATGGGAATGCAAAGGATAATAATCATAAGACAAATTTTGAAAGCAAGGAGACACATGAATCAAAAGATGAAAGTATGAAGCAAGATATTTTAAATCCAAAGAAACAAAAAGAAGTTGGAGAACAAGTGGTTAAACCATTATTATCACCTAAACAATGTGAAGTtgaagaaaaagataaattattattatgtaaagCATCTTTAGAATTATTACAAAGGGAAGATCCTACAAAAGATATGCAGAATTTGATTGAAATGAAGCCTAAACAAAGGGAAACTTTGAAGCCAGAAATTTTTGAAGATGTTAGTCAAATAGTTGAAAGAGAAGaatacaaaacaactcaaaatgTTAATGGTGACAAGTTGAAGAAACAAGGTGAAATTATATATGATGGTGATATTGAAAAGGTTGATGatgataaagaaaaaagaaatcatGAAACAATGAAAACAATAAATGAGAAAGTTCATcctataaaatatgaaattgatgagaaagaaaaagaatgcCTTGAAGCAAGCCTAAACAATAATGATAATGCACAAATGGAAAGTCAAAGGCCCCTTGAACAAAATGATTATGGAACACAAGAGATTAAAGCACCAAAAATTGCACCATTCGAAGGAGCTaatcaacaatcaataaatgaagaaaagagaaaaatagaaCATGTTATTGAAGCAATAAAAGAGTCACCAAAGATAAACAATGAGGAGAGTGAAGGAAATGATGATAGTTTTAAACCACATGTCCTTGAAGAAGCACTTGATGAGTGTGAATTGAAAGGTGCCAAGAATTTAATAGAGAATAGTGGTCAACAATATGTGCATTATAAGAAAACATATCAAACACCAAAGGGTGTAGAAGAAAATGATTTgaataaaaaggaagaaactcTAATAAAAAAGGTGGAGAAGAAAAAGACTAATGAATCAACAAAGCCAAAATTGGAATATGAAATTCCAAAGGTAGAAGaagtagaagaagaagaagaagaagaaaaggagGAGGAAAGAAACATTCATGTACTAGAAGCAACCATTTCTAAAGAAGAAGATAAGGTTGAACAAAAAGGTTTAAATAAATTTGCACCTCTAAAAGAACCATTTCATTCCTTAGATGAAGTGGCTCAACAATCAAAGCTTTCAAACTCATCATGCACTCAACAATTTGAAGttgaaagagaagaagaaaaaacaaagaaaaaggaCTCTAAAATAGATATTCAAgagtcaacaaaaattgaaacagGACAAGAAGTTGAACAATGCACAACAAACAAAGATGAGGAAGCAAAACATGGAATAGAAGAAATTGATGAATCATATGATGAAGTGTTAGAGGAACAAAAAGAATGTAAAGATGAAACAAGTGAAGGGAAAAAGGACAATCCTAAAATATCAAAGAAATTGTTGGTTCCATTGGTCATAGCAGGATTTGTCACTCTAGTAGTTTTCTTTGTTAGGCTTAGAAGAGCTAGAAAAAGATATAATGTGAGATAA